In Halorubellus sp. JP-L1, one DNA window encodes the following:
- a CDS encoding succinylglutamate desuccinylase/aspartoacylase family protein, translating to MRTHVLGEGRPELAVVVGQHGDEPCGERAMERLLADESLRLSGAVLFVVANERARDAGERFVDVDLNRAYPGDPDADAHEARLASRLLEVVDGLPVLDLHSTVSTAEPFALYQRLTPRTRRLLEWTGLDRAVDVRTEAGGLASHVDGVAVECGRKGSEAAVDTAERVLRNVLAAAGLTAVGDGELAGERAGTVDPTVFEVFDRVDGRGYEFLGENFHEVPAGTAFARRGDEELVADEPFYPVLMSTDGYEASVGFRARRLGPLSSLPDDDRLR from the coding sequence ATGCGAACGCACGTGCTCGGGGAAGGCCGACCGGAGCTGGCCGTCGTCGTCGGCCAGCACGGCGACGAACCGTGCGGCGAGCGGGCGATGGAGCGATTGCTCGCGGACGAGTCCCTCCGGCTCTCGGGAGCGGTCCTGTTCGTGGTGGCGAACGAGCGAGCGCGCGACGCCGGCGAGCGCTTCGTGGACGTGGACCTGAATCGCGCGTACCCCGGCGACCCGGACGCGGACGCGCACGAGGCGCGGCTCGCGAGCCGACTCCTCGAGGTCGTCGACGGACTCCCCGTGCTCGACCTCCACTCGACCGTCTCGACGGCCGAGCCGTTCGCGCTCTACCAGCGACTCACGCCCCGGACGCGCCGACTGCTCGAGTGGACGGGGCTCGACCGCGCCGTCGACGTCCGGACCGAAGCCGGCGGGCTGGCGTCCCACGTCGACGGCGTCGCGGTCGAGTGCGGTCGGAAGGGGAGCGAGGCCGCCGTCGACACCGCCGAGCGAGTGCTGCGGAACGTGCTCGCAGCCGCCGGCCTGACTGCGGTGGGAGACGGAGAGCTCGCGGGCGAGCGCGCTGGCACCGTCGATCCGACCGTCTTCGAAGTGTTTGATCGCGTCGACGGGAGGGGGTACGAGTTCCTCGGGGAGAACTTCCACGAGGTGCCGGCCGGGACGGCGTTCGCCCGTCGCGGCGACGAGGAACTCGTCGCCGACGAACCGTTCTACCCGGTCCTGATGTCGACCGACGGGTACGAGGCGAGCGTCGGCTTCCGCGCTCGCCGACTCGGCCCGCTCTCGTCGCTCCCGGACGACGACCGACTGCGGTAG
- a CDS encoding ABC transporter permease, which yields MSLARFLAKRLLQGAFVVWGVVTIVFGLRVIAPGDPANVLLPPDVDPEVRRQVVAELGLDQPLHVQYWKFITGVPTGDLGTSLTTGTEVTARVARSIPATLELAIAATVVAVVIAIPLGVVSATNRHTAPDYGATLFSLAGISTPNFWLGVMLIIVLSVQLNLFPTSQRAIGIPAIFDLVASMQFAAALEGLRTWLWYITLPAITLGTYFTALITRLTRSGMLDELGKTYVRASRAKGLPESLVRYRHVLRNTLIPIITVVGLQLGTLIGGAVITEFVFDWPGLGQVLISSINSRDWPMVQGSLIVISIGFVVVNIVVDTLYTYVNPRVGFD from the coding sequence ATGTCCCTCGCTCGGTTCCTGGCGAAGCGACTCCTCCAGGGCGCGTTCGTCGTCTGGGGCGTCGTGACCATCGTCTTCGGGCTGCGCGTCATCGCACCGGGCGATCCGGCGAACGTCCTGTTGCCACCGGACGTCGATCCCGAGGTCCGCCGGCAGGTCGTCGCGGAACTCGGACTGGATCAGCCGCTGCACGTCCAGTACTGGAAGTTCATCACGGGCGTCCCGACCGGAGACCTGGGAACGTCGTTGACGACCGGTACCGAGGTCACTGCGCGCGTCGCCCGGAGCATCCCGGCGACGCTCGAGCTCGCGATCGCCGCGACGGTCGTCGCGGTCGTCATCGCCATCCCGCTCGGGGTCGTCAGTGCGACGAACAGGCACACCGCTCCCGACTACGGGGCGACGCTGTTCTCGCTCGCCGGCATCAGCACGCCGAACTTCTGGCTCGGCGTCATGCTCATCATCGTGCTCTCTGTCCAGTTGAACCTGTTCCCGACGAGCCAGCGCGCCATCGGTATCCCCGCCATCTTCGACCTCGTGGCGTCCATGCAGTTCGCGGCCGCCCTCGAGGGACTCAGGACGTGGCTGTGGTACATCACGCTCCCGGCGATCACGCTCGGGACGTACTTCACGGCGCTCATCACGCGACTGACGCGGAGCGGGATGCTCGACGAACTCGGGAAGACGTACGTCCGGGCGTCGCGAGCGAAGGGCCTCCCGGAGTCGCTCGTGCGTTACAGGCACGTCCTCCGGAACACCCTCATCCCGATCATCACCGTCGTCGGCCTCCAGCTCGGGACGCTCATCGGCGGTGCGGTCATCACTGAGTTCGTCTTCGACTGGCCGGGACTGGGGCAGGTCCTCATCAGTAGCATCAACTCGCGCGACTGGCCGATGGTGCAGGGGTCGCTCATCGTCATCTCCATCGGATTCGTCGTGGTGAACATCGTCGTCGACACGCTGTACACGTACGTGAACCCGCGGGTGGGATTCGACTGA
- a CDS encoding ABC transporter substrate-binding protein, whose protein sequence is MLEDSPDRRGFLKYAGAATAASLAGCMGGDETTETDAGDGDDTDGGDGTDGGDDTETTDDGETEVGEFEVTITQGNMPSGLDPHDHRETPTDVVMLHAYEGLITRDAAGSTQAALATDWSRVEGENAAEFQLREDVTFHNGDTFVAEDAAYSINRIVDEDVGFASPQRDQLAGVSGASAVDETTVRVELDGLNPIVFSEFATYCDIVQKSWVEDRSKSEIGQEMNGTGPFQLDSYTQDEEVVFTRYDDYWDDPAEVSELTFRSATESSTRVNQMLQGETDIIVNVPPQEVNRINNSDAGSVSAAPSTRILYNGMRYDVEPFSSKQFRQAMNYAVDLESIVSNVLGGFGAQTGQPTLPEFVGHNDDVDPYPYDPDEAERLVEESGHAGVEIELNTPVGRYLKDLEIAQAVAGYIDELPNVSASVNQRDFGSLTDELLTGNIEDKPPWYLIGWGEATFEGALVMTALLSTNGALTSWSNDEFDSLLETAANSTGDERVSALEDANALANEEAPWIFLNQQYSVYGVSNRVEWEPRSDERIDAYAMSPAE, encoded by the coding sequence ATGCTAGAGGATAGTCCTGACAGACGCGGGTTCCTGAAGTACGCGGGCGCTGCGACGGCGGCATCGCTCGCCGGCTGCATGGGCGGCGACGAGACGACCGAGACCGACGCCGGCGACGGCGACGACACCGACGGCGGCGACGGCACCGACGGCGGCGACGATACCGAGACCACCGACGACGGCGAGACGGAAGTGGGCGAGTTCGAGGTCACCATCACCCAGGGGAACATGCCCTCTGGACTCGACCCCCACGACCACCGCGAGACGCCGACTGACGTCGTGATGCTCCACGCCTACGAGGGCCTCATCACGCGCGACGCGGCGGGATCGACGCAGGCCGCGCTCGCGACCGACTGGTCGCGCGTCGAGGGCGAGAACGCCGCGGAGTTCCAGCTCCGCGAAGACGTCACGTTCCACAACGGCGATACGTTCGTCGCCGAGGACGCGGCGTACAGCATCAACCGCATCGTCGACGAAGACGTCGGGTTCGCGAGCCCGCAGCGCGACCAGCTCGCGGGCGTCAGCGGCGCGAGCGCCGTCGACGAGACGACGGTCCGCGTCGAACTCGACGGACTCAACCCGATCGTGTTCTCCGAGTTCGCGACGTACTGCGACATCGTGCAGAAGTCGTGGGTCGAGGACCGCTCGAAGTCCGAGATCGGCCAGGAGATGAACGGCACCGGCCCGTTCCAGCTCGACTCCTACACGCAGGACGAGGAGGTCGTCTTCACGCGCTACGACGACTACTGGGACGACCCCGCGGAGGTGTCCGAACTCACGTTCCGTAGCGCCACGGAGTCCAGCACGCGCGTCAACCAGATGCTCCAGGGCGAGACCGACATCATCGTCAACGTCCCGCCCCAGGAGGTCAACCGCATCAACAACAGCGACGCGGGCAGCGTCTCCGCCGCGCCGAGTACGCGCATCCTCTACAACGGGATGCGGTACGACGTGGAGCCGTTCTCCTCGAAGCAGTTCCGGCAAGCGATGAACTACGCGGTCGACCTGGAGAGCATCGTCTCGAACGTCCTCGGCGGGTTCGGCGCGCAGACCGGCCAGCCGACGCTCCCGGAGTTCGTCGGCCACAACGACGACGTCGACCCCTATCCCTACGACCCCGACGAGGCCGAGCGCCTCGTCGAGGAGTCCGGACACGCCGGCGTCGAGATCGAACTGAACACGCCCGTCGGCCGGTACCTGAAGGACCTCGAGATCGCGCAGGCGGTCGCGGGCTACATCGACGAACTCCCGAACGTCTCCGCCTCCGTCAACCAGCGGGACTTCGGGTCGCTGACCGACGAGCTCCTGACCGGGAACATCGAGGACAAGCCGCCGTGGTACCTCATCGGGTGGGGCGAGGCGACGTTCGAGGGGGCGCTCGTCATGACCGCGCTCCTCTCGACGAACGGCGCGCTGACGTCCTGGAGCAACGACGAGTTCGACTCGCTGCTCGAGACGGCCGCGAACAGCACGGGCGACGAACGCGTCTCCGCGCTGGAGGACGCGAACGCGCTCGCGAACGAGGAAGCACCGTGGATCTTCCTCAACCAGCAGTACAGCGTCTACGGCGTCAGTAACCGCGTCGAGTGGGAGCCTCGCTCGGACGAGCGCATCGACGCGTACGCGATGAGTCCCGCCGAGTAA